A window from Pseudonocardia cypriaca encodes these proteins:
- a CDS encoding BTAD domain-containing putative transcriptional regulator → MTVEFRLLGDVEVGFDGRLVDTGHTRQRAVLAALLVDVGRPVPADQLIDRVWADRPPYRARNALSAYVSRLRGVLTGVDGVRITRGPGGYLLAVDPLTVDLHLFRHLVSRGRAAEQPAEAAALYARALDLWRGDPFPTLDVPWFADLRTALEAERLAATLDRNDAALGAGRHAELIAELTAAAGAHPFDERLAGQLMLAQYRSGRQSDALATYQRIRRRLVEDLGSEPGPALRAVHQQILDADAGAPPVAPRARPSRGNIERRPTRFVGRDDDVRRVEEALRDGPLVTLSGVGGVGKTRLAVEVARRARFADGMWLCELAPLSDGTAVGHALAAALGVQQQQGLGIEQTITDYLAGRHLLLVVDNCEHVLDAAARVVDRIVRHCPSVAVLATSREPLGVEGERVVPVHPLPDSDAAALFADRAKAHRPEFGLDPGVAEAVGEICRRLDGLPLAIELAAARIRAMSATELAQRLDSSRLVHATRGAAPRHQSLVAAIDWSYRLLSEPERALFARLSLFAGGFDLDAAHGVCAEQGSAEEDTLDLLIGLVDKSMVIARHGAGRSRYLVLETLRAYGRDRLDEAGLADRFARRHAAHFTALAERGARAVQGPDERIWVERVLPDYDNLRAAFERAVADRDADLAMRLVTSLPELAHLRVGYESATWAERTLDLADPGHPLYAAAAGAAARGAWNRGDFARARALAALAGGRVPGRGTGRVAYPGDVLADVALYADDPGAALRHYSAEVERARRDDDPIRLVWTLYYVAVCHAVLRNPEQGLPAAEEAVRVADPTANPTAQSMARYALGLVLKKSDPERALALFDEAGELAASVRNFWWHGIALMERAATRAVHDDPRRACREFLDVLDHWERVGDWSQQWIALRYVVRLLARVDAAEAAVTLHAALGAAGRPSPLDAARPARVLGDERYAAASAAGRSLAGSAVVAYAREALSHHA, encoded by the coding sequence ATGACGGTGGAGTTCCGGCTGCTCGGCGACGTCGAGGTGGGTTTCGACGGCCGCCTGGTCGACACCGGCCACACCCGGCAGCGCGCCGTGCTCGCCGCGCTGCTGGTCGACGTCGGCCGGCCCGTCCCCGCCGACCAGCTCATCGACCGGGTGTGGGCGGACCGCCCGCCCTACCGGGCCCGCAACGCCCTGTCCGCCTACGTGTCACGGCTGCGCGGGGTGCTCACCGGCGTCGACGGCGTGCGGATCACCCGCGGCCCCGGCGGCTACCTCCTCGCGGTTGATCCGCTGACGGTCGACCTGCACCTGTTCCGGCACCTGGTCTCCCGCGGCCGGGCGGCGGAGCAGCCGGCGGAGGCGGCGGCGCTCTACGCGCGGGCCCTCGACCTGTGGCGGGGCGACCCCTTCCCCACGCTCGACGTTCCGTGGTTCGCCGACCTGCGCACCGCGCTGGAGGCCGAGCGGCTCGCCGCCACGCTGGACCGCAACGACGCGGCACTCGGCGCCGGCCGGCACGCGGAGCTCATCGCCGAGCTCACCGCCGCGGCCGGAGCCCACCCGTTCGACGAGCGCCTGGCCGGGCAGCTCATGCTCGCCCAGTACCGCAGCGGTCGGCAGTCCGACGCGCTCGCCACCTACCAGCGGATCCGCCGCCGCCTCGTCGAGGACCTGGGCAGCGAACCCGGTCCCGCTTTGCGCGCGGTGCACCAGCAGATCCTCGACGCCGATGCGGGCGCACCACCCGTGGCTCCTCGCGCACGCCCGTCCCGCGGCAACATCGAGCGGCGCCCGACCCGCTTCGTCGGCCGGGACGACGACGTCCGCCGGGTCGAGGAGGCCCTGCGTGACGGCCCGCTGGTCACGCTGAGCGGCGTCGGAGGGGTCGGCAAGACCAGGCTGGCCGTCGAGGTCGCGCGTCGAGCGCGGTTCGCCGACGGGATGTGGCTGTGCGAGCTCGCCCCGCTGTCCGACGGCACGGCCGTGGGCCATGCCCTGGCCGCGGCGCTCGGGGTGCAGCAACAGCAGGGGCTCGGGATCGAGCAGACGATCACCGACTACCTCGCCGGTCGCCACCTCCTGCTCGTGGTGGACAACTGCGAGCACGTCCTGGACGCAGCGGCCCGGGTCGTCGACCGGATCGTGCGGCACTGCCCGTCGGTTGCGGTGCTCGCGACCAGCCGGGAACCGCTGGGCGTCGAGGGCGAGCGGGTCGTCCCGGTGCATCCCCTGCCCGACTCCGATGCGGCAGCGCTGTTCGCCGACCGCGCGAAGGCGCATCGACCGGAGTTCGGCCTCGATCCGGGCGTCGCGGAGGCGGTGGGCGAGATCTGCCGTCGGCTCGACGGGCTTCCCCTCGCCATCGAGCTGGCCGCCGCCCGGATCCGCGCGATGTCGGCAACGGAGCTCGCGCAGCGCCTGGACAGCTCCCGGCTCGTGCACGCGACCCGCGGTGCCGCACCCCGGCACCAGAGCCTCGTCGCCGCGATCGACTGGTCCTACCGGCTGCTCTCCGAGCCGGAACGGGCCCTGTTCGCCCGGCTGTCGCTGTTCGCGGGCGGGTTCGACCTCGACGCAGCCCACGGCGTCTGCGCCGAGCAGGGGAGCGCCGAGGAGGACACCCTCGACCTGCTGATCGGGCTCGTCGACAAGTCCATGGTCATCGCCCGCCACGGGGCCGGCCGGTCGCGCTACCTGGTTCTGGAGACGCTGCGGGCGTACGGGCGGGACCGCCTCGACGAGGCCGGCCTCGCCGACCGCTTCGCCCGGCGGCATGCCGCGCACTTCACCGCGCTCGCCGAGCGGGGTGCCCGGGCCGTGCAGGGCCCCGACGAGCGGATCTGGGTGGAACGGGTGCTGCCCGACTACGACAACCTGCGCGCCGCGTTCGAGCGCGCGGTCGCCGACCGGGACGCCGACCTCGCGATGCGGCTGGTCACATCGCTCCCCGAGCTCGCCCACCTGCGAGTGGGCTACGAGTCGGCGACCTGGGCCGAGCGGACCCTCGATCTGGCCGATCCGGGACACCCGCTGTACGCCGCCGCGGCGGGAGCGGCCGCGCGGGGGGCGTGGAACCGCGGGGACTTCGCCCGCGCACGGGCGCTCGCCGCGCTCGCGGGAGGACGGGTGCCCGGGCGCGGCACCGGCCGGGTGGCCTACCCCGGCGACGTCCTCGCCGACGTGGCCCTCTACGCGGACGACCCCGGCGCGGCCCTGCGCCACTACAGCGCGGAGGTGGAGCGGGCGCGCCGCGACGACGACCCGATCCGGCTCGTCTGGACCCTCTACTACGTCGCGGTGTGCCACGCCGTGCTGCGCAACCCGGAGCAGGGGCTGCCCGCCGCGGAGGAGGCCGTGCGCGTGGCCGACCCGACGGCCAACCCGACCGCGCAGTCGATGGCCAGGTACGCGCTCGGCCTGGTGCTCAAGAAGTCCGACCCGGAGCGGGCACTCGCGCTGTTCGACGAGGCGGGCGAGCTCGCCGCCTCGGTGCGCAACTTCTGGTGGCACGGCATCGCGCTCATGGAGCGCGCAGCCACGCGGGCCGTGCACGACGATCCCCGGCGTGCCTGCCGCGAGTTCCTCGACGTCCTCGACCACTGGGAGCGGGTCGGCGACTGGAGCCAGCAGTGGATCGCGCTGCGGTACGTGGTGCGCCTGCTGGCCCGGGTCGACGCCGCCGAGGCCGCCGTCACGCTGCACGCCGCGCTCGGCGCCGCCGGCAGGCCCTCCCCGCTGGACGCGGCCCGGCCCGCCCGCGTCCTCGGCGACGAGCGGTACGCCGCCGCATCGGCAGCCGGCAGGTCGCTCGCCGGCTCAGCGGTCGTCGCGTACGCCCGCGAAGCCCTGAGCCACCACGCCTGA
- a CDS encoding AzlD domain-containing protein has protein sequence MSAVTIVATLVAAGAVSWLLRVTPITLLPAGRLPASARRLLDHAAPAAIAAMVGAGIAGGSAFSDLGPRVPVLLGAVVAALIAWRRRGLVLPVAAGLVVAVALTAL, from the coding sequence ATGAGCGCCGTCACGATCGTCGCGACCCTGGTCGCGGCGGGCGCAGTGTCGTGGCTCCTCCGGGTCACACCGATCACCCTGCTGCCCGCCGGGCGGCTCCCGGCCTCGGCGCGACGGCTGCTCGACCACGCCGCACCGGCGGCCATCGCCGCGATGGTCGGAGCGGGCATCGCGGGCGGCTCGGCCTTCTCCGACCTCGGGCCCCGGGTGCCGGTGCTGCTCGGCGCGGTCGTGGCCGCGCTGATCGCGTGGCGGCGCCGCGGTCTGGTCCTGCCGGTCGCGGCGGGGCTGGTGGTGGCCGTCGCGCTCACCGCTCTGTGA
- a CDS encoding AzlC family ABC transporter permease — translation MTHPPATARDLRAARDTLPVALSVAPFGLVIGATATQLGVPPLADMAAAATVFAGAAHFAPLTMFAAGAGVLAALGTAVLINARLLLYSAALEPRFRDQPRWFRWFGPALLIDQTYLMVLARDDLGDPARFRRYWLVGGGLLLATWVAVVGIGGVLGPLLPAGSPLDAAAVVVLAGMLGPRLAAVRPALIAFTALVVAVVAAPLPGGVGLVAGIVAGIAAGALLDRTPS, via the coding sequence ATGACCCACCCACCGGCCACCGCCCGGGACCTGCGCGCCGCGCGCGACACCCTTCCGGTCGCGCTGAGCGTCGCGCCGTTCGGGCTCGTCATTGGGGCGACCGCCACCCAGCTCGGGGTTCCGCCCCTCGCCGACATGGCTGCGGCAGCCACCGTGTTCGCCGGGGCCGCGCACTTCGCGCCACTGACGATGTTCGCGGCAGGCGCAGGCGTGCTCGCCGCGCTCGGCACCGCGGTACTGATCAACGCCCGCCTGCTGCTGTACTCCGCTGCGCTGGAGCCGCGGTTCCGCGACCAGCCGCGCTGGTTCCGCTGGTTCGGCCCCGCCCTGCTGATCGACCAGACCTACCTCATGGTCCTCGCCCGCGACGACCTCGGCGACCCGGCGCGCTTCCGCCGGTACTGGCTCGTCGGGGGCGGGTTGTTGCTGGCCACCTGGGTGGCCGTGGTGGGCATCGGCGGCGTGCTCGGCCCCTTGCTCCCGGCCGGTTCCCCGTTGGACGCCGCCGCCGTCGTGGTGTTGGCAGGCATGCTCGGGCCACGGCTGGCCGCGGTGCGCCCCGCCCTGATCGCGTTCACGGCGCTGGTCGTCGCCGTCGTGGCAGCGCCACTGCCCGGCGGTGTCGGGCTGGTCGCGGGGATCGTCGCCGGGATCGCAGCGGGCGCCCTGCTCGACCGGACGCCGTCATGA
- a CDS encoding isochorismatase family cysteine hydrolase gives MTEARPQSWSIEEREYARQESRRGQRFAYEVLDPVRTALVVVDMVPFFADAGPHFRGIVPNINAIACGLREAGGTVAWVLPEVGPPSEWATGFYGPTVAAMFAASGGTGSPHERLFPELDARADDVWAEKSAPSAFFPGRSTLPAALAARNVDTVLVTGTVTSVCCESTARDAATLGYRVVFVADGTADVRDSVRNATLRTVYRSFGDVRPTTAVLELIS, from the coding sequence ATGACCGAGGCGCGGCCCCAGAGCTGGTCCATCGAGGAGCGCGAGTACGCGCGGCAGGAGTCCAGGCGGGGGCAGCGGTTCGCCTACGAGGTGCTCGATCCGGTGCGCACGGCCCTCGTCGTGGTGGACATGGTGCCGTTCTTCGCCGACGCGGGCCCCCACTTCCGCGGGATCGTGCCGAACATCAACGCCATCGCCTGCGGCCTGCGGGAGGCAGGCGGGACCGTCGCGTGGGTGCTGCCCGAGGTCGGACCACCCTCGGAGTGGGCGACCGGCTTCTACGGACCCACCGTCGCCGCGATGTTCGCCGCGTCCGGCGGCACGGGCTCGCCGCACGAGCGGCTGTTCCCGGAGCTGGACGCGCGGGCCGACGACGTGTGGGCCGAGAAGTCGGCGCCCAGCGCGTTCTTCCCTGGCCGGTCGACGCTGCCCGCGGCGCTCGCAGCGCGGAACGTGGACACCGTGCTGGTCACCGGCACGGTCACGAGCGTCTGCTGCGAGTCGACCGCGCGGGACGCCGCCACGCTCGGCTACCGCGTCGTGTTCGTGGCCGACGGCACGGCGGACGTGCGGGACTCGGTCCGCAACGCGACGCTGCGGACCGTCTACCGCAGCTTCGGCGACGTCCGGCCCACGACCGCGGTGCTCGAGTTGATCTCGTGA
- a CDS encoding NADPH-dependent F420 reductase, protein MRIGIIGAGRMAAVLAQRWVAAGHEVMIGARDAERGKVLAARLGPDVPSGTLREAAVFGEVALLAIWPTDVIPALLAAGAADGTLAGRTLIDCNNPVETMSFTLTTGEVSLAEQVARLAPGSRVVKAFNQCHADVWAMDPPVFDDRPLVVPLAGDDPAGKDLVAGLVRDTGCEPLDVGPLHRARHLEAMAAVVIGLLYGGAPTHTVFNLVDA, encoded by the coding sequence ATGAGGATCGGCATCATCGGGGCGGGCCGGATGGCGGCCGTGCTGGCGCAGCGGTGGGTGGCCGCCGGGCACGAGGTCATGATCGGGGCGCGCGACGCGGAACGCGGCAAGGTGCTCGCCGCCCGCCTCGGCCCCGACGTCCCGAGCGGGACGCTGCGCGAGGCCGCGGTGTTCGGCGAGGTCGCGCTGCTCGCTATCTGGCCGACCGACGTGATCCCCGCGCTGCTGGCGGCAGGGGCCGCGGACGGGACGCTCGCCGGCCGCACCCTGATCGACTGCAACAACCCGGTCGAGACGATGAGCTTCACGCTCACCACCGGCGAGGTGTCGCTGGCCGAGCAGGTCGCCCGCCTCGCGCCCGGCAGCCGGGTCGTGAAGGCGTTCAACCAGTGCCACGCGGACGTCTGGGCGATGGACCCCCCGGTCTTCGACGACCGGCCGCTCGTCGTCCCGCTCGCCGGGGACGATCCGGCGGGCAAGGACCTCGTGGCCGGCCTCGTCCGCGACACCGGGTGCGAACCGTTGGACGTCGGACCGCTGCACCGCGCCCGGCACCTGGAGGCGATGGCCGCGGTCGTGATCGGCCTGCTGTACGGCGGCGCCCCGACGCACACGGTCTTCAACCTGGTGGACGCCTGA
- a CDS encoding winged helix-turn-helix transcriptional regulator, translating into METDVFLADCPARTTLDLVAGTWSVVVVFALREGPMRHAELLERIGGISKKVLTQTLRRLEGSGLVRRRAIRSAPPGAEYALTSLGESLVEPVTVLARWAEQHAEQVATARDGAP; encoded by the coding sequence GTGGAGACCGACGTGTTCCTGGCGGACTGCCCGGCGCGCACCACGCTCGACCTGGTCGCCGGCACCTGGTCGGTCGTCGTCGTGTTCGCCCTGCGCGAGGGCCCGATGCGGCACGCGGAGCTCCTGGAGCGCATCGGCGGCATCTCGAAGAAGGTGCTCACGCAGACGCTGCGCCGCCTCGAGGGCAGCGGGCTCGTGCGGCGCCGGGCGATCCGATCGGCCCCACCGGGCGCCGAGTACGCCCTCACCAGCCTGGGCGAGAGCCTCGTCGAGCCCGTGACCGTGCTCGCCCGGTGGGCGGAGCAGCACGCCGAGCAGGTCGCCACCGCTCGCGACGGCGCGCCGTAG
- a CDS encoding MFS transporter encodes MAARALNLLLPSICKNPLVRDTAFLRLWTGITASGLATWALPFLLALAVLDGSLDATGLGLALAARTAGFLAAVPAAGVLADRYPRRTVVAWSAAAAAVASPVAAAGLGTSTLVLAVAAAVVGAGQGACRPAFQALTAEVVAPERRQQANAAMTIAVRVSVLVAPSVAALLALAVDVHTLVAGTGALWLVAALLPPRGAVAAPPTRSPFLREFADGLAEARRHPWFLAGLAALTAVIATGYSATGVALPLIARDRYGTEAVLAAATTGYALGALAGAFLVVRWRPAAPGRVALGGLACYALAPLALLLPVPAAVLVAAYVVTGIGIELFNVPWFTATQREVDPRLLARVSSVDFLFSYGLAPLGLALIAPAITVFGAGPVLLACALVCLAAPAAAMLVPGTRAFSRRL; translated from the coding sequence ATGGCGGCTCGTGCATTGAACTTGTTGTTGCCATCTATATGCAAGAATCCGCTCGTGCGCGATACCGCGTTCCTGCGGCTGTGGACCGGCATCACCGCTTCCGGCCTCGCAACGTGGGCTCTGCCGTTCCTGCTGGCGCTCGCCGTCCTCGACGGCTCGCTCGACGCCACCGGCCTCGGCCTCGCGCTCGCCGCCCGCACCGCCGGGTTCCTCGCCGCCGTCCCGGCCGCTGGCGTGCTGGCCGACCGGTACCCGCGGCGCACGGTCGTCGCCTGGTCGGCGGCCGCCGCGGCCGTCGCCAGCCCGGTCGCCGCTGCCGGCCTCGGCACGTCCACGCTCGTGCTCGCGGTCGCGGCGGCCGTCGTCGGGGCGGGGCAGGGGGCGTGCAGGCCGGCGTTCCAGGCGCTCACCGCGGAGGTCGTCGCACCCGAGCGGCGCCAGCAGGCCAACGCCGCCATGACGATCGCAGTGCGGGTCAGCGTCCTCGTCGCACCGTCGGTCGCCGCGCTGCTGGCCCTCGCCGTCGACGTCCACACGCTGGTCGCGGGCACCGGCGCGCTCTGGCTCGTCGCGGCCCTGCTGCCACCCAGGGGCGCCGTCGCCGCACCGCCCACCCGGAGCCCGTTCCTGCGCGAGTTCGCCGACGGCCTCGCCGAGGCCCGGCGCCACCCCTGGTTCCTCGCGGGCCTCGCCGCGCTCACCGCGGTGATCGCCACCGGCTACTCCGCCACCGGTGTCGCGCTCCCCCTGATCGCCCGCGACCGCTACGGCACCGAGGCCGTACTGGCGGCCGCCACCACCGGGTACGCCCTCGGCGCGCTGGCCGGCGCGTTCCTCGTCGTGCGCTGGAGACCCGCCGCGCCCGGCCGGGTCGCCCTCGGCGGTCTTGCGTGCTACGCGCTCGCCCCGCTCGCGCTCCTGCTCCCCGTGCCGGCCGCGGTGCTCGTCGCCGCATACGTCGTCACCGGGATCGGGATCGAGCTGTTCAACGTCCCGTGGTTCACCGCGACCCAGCGCGAGGTCGACCCGAGGCTGCTCGCCCGCGTGTCGAGCGTCGACTTCCTGTTCTCCTACGGCCTCGCCCCGCTCGGACTCGCCCTCATCGCGCCCGCGATCACGGTGTTCGGCGCCGGCCCGGTCCTGCTCGCCTGCGCCCTGGTGTGCCTCGCCGCCCCGGCGGCGGCGATGCTGGTGCCGGGCACGCGCGCCTTCTCCCGTCGCCTGTGA
- a CDS encoding ABC transporter substrate-binding protein, producing MRRILTLLVSALLASACAGGDRAADGGLTLAVAKINATLDPAEALTTSYLRAYGVGESLAKIRADGTVAPELAESIEQTAPDTWTVVLREGSRFHSGAPVDAEAVRTSLERSAAENELAGDLLEGLTVSVVDLRTLTVRSTGPAPFLDYTLSHYELQIHNVAAYRGLTAPAGPAEADLTGPFRVTGFDAEREVTLQRNPNWWGQAPTVETITVQQVADPQARAQIALAGQADIVDLLPSSAVPELREADGLTLVGAPAANTVAVYLNPASPALADERVRRALAWAVDREAVAEIAGEGLTEPAPSWLASNPAYPQADQQGFTRYDPDLAGRLLDEAGWVRGPDGRRAKDGVPLAFRLQTWGTEGPTGEVLQSQWDALGADVDLSYVDNALVQQARERGDWDAQTAAFTTLGNVPSLFSVQLSPGGSGNYGHYDLPQVAELVQRANTAADDQARTAAVLELNALHAEVVPAVPVHPRPQATAVASRVGGFAAHPLQYENLVQPGLSLGG from the coding sequence GTGCGCCGCATCCTGACCCTGCTCGTCTCCGCCCTGCTCGCGAGCGCCTGCGCCGGCGGAGACCGGGCCGCGGACGGCGGGCTCACGCTCGCCGTCGCCAAGATCAACGCCACCCTCGATCCCGCGGAGGCGCTGACCACGAGCTACCTGCGCGCGTACGGGGTGGGCGAGTCCCTCGCGAAGATCCGGGCCGACGGCACGGTGGCGCCCGAGCTGGCCGAGTCGATCGAGCAGACCGCCCCCGACACCTGGACCGTCGTGCTCCGCGAGGGCTCGCGGTTCCACAGCGGCGCGCCGGTGGACGCCGAGGCCGTGCGGACGTCGCTTGAGCGCTCCGCTGCCGAGAACGAGCTCGCGGGCGACCTCCTGGAGGGGTTGACGGTCTCCGTCGTCGACCTGCGCACCCTCACCGTCCGGAGCACCGGGCCTGCGCCGTTCCTGGACTACACGCTCTCCCACTACGAGCTGCAGATCCACAACGTCGCCGCCTACCGCGGGCTCACCGCCCCGGCGGGCCCGGCCGAGGCCGACCTCACCGGGCCGTTCCGCGTGACCGGCTTCGACGCCGAGCGCGAGGTGACGCTGCAGCGGAACCCGAACTGGTGGGGTCAGGCGCCCACGGTCGAGACGATCACGGTGCAGCAGGTGGCCGACCCGCAGGCGCGGGCGCAGATCGCGCTGGCCGGGCAGGCCGACATCGTCGACCTGCTGCCCAGCTCCGCGGTACCCGAGCTCAGGGAAGCGGACGGCCTGACCCTCGTCGGCGCGCCGGCTGCCAACACGGTCGCGGTGTACCTCAACCCCGCGTCGCCCGCGCTGGCCGACGAGCGGGTCCGCCGTGCGCTCGCGTGGGCCGTCGACCGCGAGGCGGTCGCGGAGATCGCGGGCGAGGGGCTCACCGAGCCGGCGCCGAGCTGGCTCGCGTCCAACCCCGCCTACCCCCAGGCCGACCAGCAGGGCTTCACGCGCTACGACCCCGACCTCGCAGGCCGGCTCCTCGACGAGGCCGGCTGGGTCCGCGGGCCGGACGGAAGGCGCGCGAAGGACGGCGTTCCGCTGGCGTTCCGGCTCCAGACCTGGGGGACCGAGGGCCCAACCGGTGAGGTGCTGCAGTCCCAGTGGGACGCGCTCGGGGCGGACGTGGACCTGTCCTACGTCGACAACGCGCTGGTGCAGCAGGCGCGCGAGCGCGGCGACTGGGACGCGCAGACCGCGGCGTTCACCACGCTCGGCAATGTGCCGAGCCTGTTCTCCGTGCAGCTCTCGCCCGGTGGGTCGGGCAACTACGGCCACTACGACCTGCCGCAGGTCGCCGAGCTGGTCCAGCGCGCGAACACGGCCGCTGACGACCAGGCGCGCACCGCAGCGGTGCTGGAGCTCAACGCGCTGCACGCCGAGGTCGTCCCGGCCGTCCCGGTGCACCCGCGCCCCCAGGCGACAGCGGTGGCGAGCCGGGTCGGCGGTTTCGCCGCGCACCCGCTGCAGTACGAGAACCTCGTGCAGCCCGGCCTCTCGCTCGGCGGGTGA